The region CAGACGAAAAGCTCAGAGTGATGCAACACTCAGCCCATTCTCACATTCCTCTCATTTCCAGACCCCACACATTAAATCTCTACAGAAGCCTATAAAATTCTGGTTTAGTTGGGAACGATAAACATCTGTGTATTTATTAACTGCCCTCCTCTAGCTGTCAGCTGCATCATCTTCCTTCTCACAATCACAGCGCATACCACTTGTGAGCAACCACGAGCCCCAGTCCAGTACAATCAAGCCTGAACTCTTCTCATTACTGGTTTAGTTCAAGTTAAAGGCGACCACAGGATGCACTAACCAGAGTTGCCTTCAGTGCCAGCTCAGCTACCCTTGCACTTTTCTGAGACTCCTTTGAATCTTCtatcttttctttgatttcaggAAGCAGTCCTTTCAGCTCTTCAAGCTCCTTCTCGTCGTCAGGGGAGCCACCTTCTGCCTTCTTTATTCGTTCAGTAAGCATTGCTAGGAGGGAACAGTCATCATGGCAAAAGCCTCAAGACAAAGTAGCTGTCTGGTTCTCAATATCCAGAGAGGCAAGTGTCCACTAACAGACATCTTTTTCACAATCCTGGTGATCAGTAAGGTCTATTACCAGTTTCAGACTGTCAAATGCTTGCATGGCAAGGGAACAAGCATTTTTAACTACTTTCAGGGCATTTAAGCAAAGTCTGCTTTGATTTGTGAAAGCCCTCGCATTCACCAGGTCTCTTTAGAAATCCACTCACCCATCCTCTTGTCAATGACTTCAACAGATTTCCCAAACTGCAGAACCGCCTCATCAAACTGGCTGTTGTAGTGGTACGCCAGCGCCAGCTGGTAGTGACTCTCTGCGAGCAGGCGGTCATGGGCTTCCAGGTACTTCTGTTGCAGGGCCAGGCAGGACTGGAACTCCTCGATAGCCTGCATGTAGTTTTCTACAGGAGGAAGCCATTTAGTCTTTATAAGCCACACTCAATTTAGCTGAACAAGCAAGATCTAAACCCCTTCTGCAGTTACTCTGCAGTTAATTGCACTATGTGACCTGGAAACAGAACCAGGACTGCACACGGCAGTTGAGTTCAGCGAGAGACTGCTGTCAGAGATGACCAAGTGACAACACCCACAGCTCAGTGCTGCCTCCCCTCTCAAACACTGTTCACAGTCCtcttttttccattcctctcaAGAGCACTTTGTCTATTTGCAACACAGTAAACTAAGCAGCCAAGTCAAACCCAGGCACGCAAATCCTGCTGTTTTACCTGCTACCATGAACTGAGGGCAACCTGAATCAGAGCTCAGGACAgttctctgctgccttccatTCGAGCTCTCCACCAAAAGCATTCTTGCAGCATAAAAACACAACCCCCATTCTGTACCCTTTGTACAGAAACCTAACCAATTCTTTCCAATGCTTGCCATAGAGGAAGCCTAGACCCTACCTAGATTTAACAAGatcaaaacatgtttttaaatgacaagCAGATAAGACATTAGAAGGCATGAACCCCGGGCTTGCTTCCCTGTTTCTGCTGCCTAACAGACTAGAGCCTTTCTTGAGCACATCCCAGTATTTTAGAAAGTCTAAGAAAAATCAaccattttttatttgcagtctTCATGCTCTGGAAGGGGCATCCCTGACAGCTCCCACTGAACTCAGGAAGTCACTAGTTCAAGGAGGAAAGTCCCTCCCAGAGCAGACCACAAGGCTGGTTTTGATCTGGTAACACATTACTTCTTAGTCAAAGTTTTCTTTCACTACTTGGGAAAAGCATGGACTATCCCATTTACAGGCACCAACACGCTTATCTATTGATTCCAAAGTTTCTCACATGGCTGCACTATCAAACAGACAaagtcaattttattttcatctttcatcaTTTCCTCAGCACAaaaaaggacatggatctgttggagcaagtctagaggaggccacaaagatgatcaaagggttgaagcacctcccataagaggccaggctgagagagttgggcttgttcaccctggagaagagaaggctctggggagaccttagagcagcttccagcagttAAAGGTGCttacaggaaatctggggaggggctctcgaTCAGGAAGTACacagacaggacaagggggaatcgttttaagctgaaggagaggagatttagattagatattaggaagacatttttccccGTGACGATGGTGGcaaggccctggcccagattgcccagagcagccatggctgcccccatccctggaggtgttcaatgccaggctggacagggcttggagcagcctggtccagtgggaggtgttcctgcccatggcagggggttggaattaggtgatcttgaaggtctcttccaacccaaactattctatgattaacagTCTTAACTTatctcctctgattttaaagtacaaaatgCAGAGCAACAGGAAGTGGAACTGAACACTTTGTACCCAAGAATTAGTACTACTTACCAGATTCAATGCTAACTTCTCCTAGCTTTAGATGAGCTTGAGCTGCGTGGAGCTGagcttcttttgtttcctgtctaaataaaaaatgtatttttcaaaccCTGAGTAGAATGTGCCACAGTCACCGATTACACCACCCCCTAATCTACAAAGGGGTTCTTCTCTAGCATGTATCCAAATTAGGACTGAAGTCTTTACCTCTTGTAGATGACTTTTGCTAACTCCAGCATGTCCCAGGCCAGCTCAAGATTTccaatttcttcctcctcactttCCTGTAAAGATTAGAAATGCATGGAGGATTAAGTGACTTGGTTACATATCACATCAAACAACACCACTAAGTTTCCAAGCAACGTTGTCAAGGAATAAATTTCTTCAAGATGTAAACAGTTTACCActagaaggagaaagaacatGCAGAAAAGGTTATGGCATCAATAGAGACTTTGCCTGCAGTGAAAAAGTTTTAAGTGGAACAGAAGCTATATTGTTAGTTGATAAGGCCttatttttttggcagaaataGCAGGGTGCCAAGCATCAATATTATCCCAAGACTAATTGTTTGTCCGAAATGTTATTTAGATGGAAACTTAAATAAAACTTAAAGGAGTTTATgttccacttttttttaaatgaacttttgGACTTTGTTAGAATAGTGAGGACAACACAGACATTCTATCCAAGACTGCTGCCTAGCATGCTCAGTGCCACTCCAACAGGCTTTGGGTTTATCCAGGTGTTTTGACCACTACATCAACCCAAAACCACTATGCAAAAGCAACTCCTGCTCCTGCATTTCCTAGGCTGCGTCACTCATCAGCAGACTGCATTTGTTTCAGCACAGCTAAAACAGCCCAAGCTTAGGGACAGCTGAGCAAGATCCTATAACGCGGACTATGCATAACACTGCCCTTCTTTGGGCAACGTTCACTTCCAGAAGTAACTTCCTATATAGAATTAAATGAAACACAAGTGAGCTTTGGTAAAGACATTAACGGGACACTTCAACAAATCCTGCACTCTTCCATGAGCTCCGGTATCGGAGCTCAGCAACCTCACCTTGTCTTCCACTGTCATTTCATTCTCCTTATCTTCAGCTTTATCgttttctttatcttcatcTTCAGATTCTTCTGTTTCTACAAAGAAAATAGATGAGTGACAACACTACTTGTTGCTACACTTCCTCTACGTGGAGTCAGGCAGAGTATATTATATTCAGCCCTTATCCTTCCAGTGACGGGTTAGATCGGTGATGAAGAAGAGCACAGATACACTCaattctcagcagcagcagccatctTGCTGAAAGCATTAAGCACTGTAGACTAAAGTAGTTCCAGGCTACTTTAGTCTTCGTCTTAAGTTTAATTTCATGCTATCTAGAACAGAAACTTACCTAGAATTGAGTTCTCACAAACACATAGTGAGCTCCCACTGAAGCCAAGGGATCCTGAGCAGCCCTGGAGGTACTGGTCAGTTGCTTGACTTCACGCTACAGATAACAAGCGTTTTCAGCAAGATAGCTGCCGAGCTGTGTACAAATAAGACTGTTTCTGAATTCCTATTCCTCGTGTCAGACATGTAAGTGGCAATGTAATTAATGAACCCGCTCTTGTGTAGCACTGATCTGACTTCCGAACCTGTATAGGAGCCCCACGTGATCTGTTCTACCAGCAGAAACCATTTTGAGGACACGAGCAGCAAAGGAGGGTGGGTGATAATTTCAGAGCATTGGTTGACCCGTGTGCTGAAGTTACACGCTCAATTCCAATATTACAACCACCAATTCCAGAACAACAGGAGCTTGATGGGGTGAAGACTAGAGAACCCATGAGCTCGTTAGTTTAACTCCCCAAAAGCACACACCTATCACAGAGGGCCAAATCCATTAGCGTGAGGACAAACAACTCGATCAAAAGCAAGACTGAAGAGATGTTAAGTTAAAATTTAAGCAGCAGGAGGCGTCTAGAATGACAATGACACAGCATCACACCAGGATGTTCAAGAGTGTCCTCACACTAAGGGCTTTggggaaaaacagcagcagtgtgcGTATATAAGCAGCCTTTCCCAGGATGAGGAATGGAAAACTGTGTTTTAGTTTACATCCAGTTGTGCTCTGTCCAGACAGCACCCTGGGAGGCAGCTACTCCATCACTGAGCGTTTGCTGCGCTCCGCAGTACAAACTCTTTCAGTGTCCAGAACTATTTagtctgaatattttctgctcCTAAGATAAGGCTCTTCCTGTGAAGCTGAGTTCACACTTTGCTTGTCAGTAGCTATCAGCTCATCAAATACCTTGTGCAACAGAAAGCGTTGGCCTAGTAAGACCATGGAAGTAATACTTCAAAATGTACAGGTTTCATCAGGTTACTTTAACTCAATCCTGAAAACAGCCATTATGAAGCAGGGAAACAGAATGGCAGAAAGCGCTAGGATAGCTTAAGACCATACTAGACAGCAGCAGTAAGCCTTCATGTTTCAGggcaaattaatttcagttttgctaACCAAATTATCACTTGTAATTACCACCAGAACGACTCAAACGGAGAGTTTCCTCCCTGtctccccccccctccaacAAATTTACTATTTTGTTGTGTATTCAGCTGTTCTTACTTTTCTGCTCCACTGTTTTACAACAAAACAGTTATAACCATAGGCAACTTGTGCTTCACATTACTCAAAGGTTAGTGCAATAAACCCAGAGGCATGCAAGTGAACATCCATTCAGTATTCTCCACCAGCCTAGCTGTTACTTACGCATTTCACAGGGCTGTAAGTCTGCTTTTAAGTAAGATTCGCTTTGCAGTTAGTTAAGCGTTAGTCTAGAGAACTGAGACTATTCACTATTCCTTGGAACTTTACTTGGATGTAAAATCCTTACAGAGCCCCTTTACTTCGACTTTTCCTTATTCCAAGGCAAACAGAAAATCCTGAATGGAACACTTTACCCATTGTTAGCCAAATCAAGTCATCCACCCACAAATACTTTTCTCCTCTCACTGTtaccttctccctcttccatcaggtcatctttctcttcttttgctaCCTGAGCACCTTCACCCTCTTCCATCAGGTCATCTTTCGTTTCCTCTTTCTCTACCTTAGCAGCTACTTCAACCTTTTCTTCTAAGTCATTAGGTGGCTCTTTGCCCTCTGTGGGCACAGGTTCCTTTGAGGACTCTTTCTCTTTAGATTCACCTGGTTTCTCTTCTGTAGCCATCTCCAtcagctctgttttctcctccaccttctgtTCGGCtgtttctgcttcctcttctgcagcttctttctGCTCCACAGCGACTGCTGCCTGCACTTCTGCTGTCACTTGTGCTACCACCTTCTCTTCCACAgctggctctgcctgcccttcTACAGCCTCTCCCTTTTCCATAGCTGgctctttttctgttgcttctgctgtctcctctgctgtctctcccttctcttccacaGCCGCTTCACCAGCTTCAGCCTCTTCCACAGCTGCCTTTGCCTGCTTGTCCAACATCTCTGTTGTTCCCTGCTCAGTTGCCTCTGCCACTTTGTCTTCAGGCACcatcttctgctctttttccacTATCTTATCCtcctcagctgcctcctgcttctgctcttctgaagttacttctttctgctcttctgaagtTACTTCTTCCACAGAAGCCTCCATCTTCTCTTCAGCCTCTTCAAGCTTCATGTCCTTGTCAGCAACCGCTTCTTCTGTGGTCTCTTCCATTTCAACATCCTCCTCTTTGACTTCCTTCTCAGATAGTACTGGAGACTCTTCTGTAGACTTCTTGgctgcttctttttcccccatGGCGTTATATACCTGTTCTCTCAACTCCTCCCTTGCTTCTTCTACATGATTGAGGAAGCATAAACATTTCTTCGAGTTTAGTGATTAAGACATTAACGGGCACTGACACCACCACCCTCGAGACCCTCCAGTGTGTTGGTTTGTCATCAAGTTAAAGACATTCCTAAAAGCTCCATTTTCAAAGTACAAGGAATTGGGACAACCAACATAGTAACTCGCACTAAGCAAgtcccttccccttcccaggCTGCATTATTGCAAGCGGCCGCTCAAGCAGTGTGCAGCTTTGCACGCTAGCATTTTTAGTCACAGCTAAGCAAGAGGCGCCAGTGTTTTAATAGTCTGGATTGACAGGAATTCCTGTATTATCTCCAGCTGCAGGTAGCATAAAAGTTACTGTTCTTTTTACAGAGACTCTGAACAGTCCTTCTACACACACTATATTGCCACAAGGTTAAAAAGCAGCTCAAGTTGACCGTGAAGCTTAAGACAGCAAGTCCGAATGCAGCATTTAGGACAGACACCTGGTGACCCTTTACACATGCTTTCGGTGACCAGTTCCTTGCACAAGTTTTAGAGGTTTTGTTCACTCTTTAAGCAAGActagaagaacaaaaataaaaagtccaTTCAGGCTGCTAAGAGTTTCAATGGAATTATCTGGCTACCCAAGATACCAACGGACTGAACTTGGACTGTTTGGACATGAAAATGGGGCGTGGTGCCTCCATGACCTGGCAAACAGCTTTACATACCATCAACAGGTGGTAATGCAGAATCGTCTTCagatttctctccttcctcttcaacCTGCACCCCTTCTAAGGCATTTCCCAGCACACCATTCTCCATTCTAAATGGAACAAAAAGGTTGTTACCCCCCATTTTTTGTAATAACAGCATTTTAACTGCACAAGCTGCAGTGCCACAGCCCATCCCACCAGTGCAACCCTGCCTATAGGAAGCTCTAGTGTGACCCTGCCTGCACCAGGGTAAAATCCTATCACCCCAGAGAGACTCTTAATCAAATGAGAAACTTAACATACCTTGCCAGCTCCAAGAGAGATTTTCCATAGTAAAAAAAAGCTTCTGCACACTCATCCGCTGTCTCACCGTATTTTTTACCCCTACAAAAGCAATGAGGAATTACTTGCATGTGTGTACGTGAACTTGAAAGCTAAAAATTCCCAGACAGAAATAATCAGTTTCTCAGTTCATCTCCCATTGTTTCAAACAAATAACGAGTACTCCTCTAACTTAGCTAGAGCTGGCTCTCAAGCATTCAGCAAGACAAATTAATCTAAAACCCAGAAAGGCATCACCCCGAGACCAATCATGACTAGCGAAGTTACCAGCAAATAATACTATCCCATTGTATTCATTTTAACAGGCTATATCAGAACCACACAccacaaaataaaagagaagtcCCTCTTCCTCCATAGGGAGATGCACCGGCAATTAGTATCACAAAAGCTGTCTAAGTGCACGCCAACTACAGTACCGTCCAACGCCTGAGTTGGTTTTAATTAGTTCACGCTCTCTTCAGTTGTATTATAACTACAGCAGCATAaataaagtgaagaaaaataatcagtccTTCTTCTGTAAGCCACAACAATTATCATcaagctgaaaacaaagccCTACACAATTACACTAAACATTCCTACTCACAGTAAGCTCGCAGCTTCCTGGAAGGCATTAACAGCAGCCGGAATGTTTCCCATTACCAAGTGTTTCTGTCCTAAACCCAATAGTTTCTTTGATTCTCCGTCCACATCCAtactggggaagaaaaatgagcaacAATATTCAAATACAGGATTCTGCTGGTTTCCATATTAATCAGAAAACTTTGTATCTAGCTTTCAAAATCTAGGTAGCTATTTTAATAAGAGGAAGCTGCACACATTACACAGGTCAGAACTACCAAAGCAGGGGGAGgttgtttagttttatttacttaaacCTGGACCAACTTTTAGTGTTGATGACCAAGTGCAGACAGGTACATTTTAATCAAATGCTGCAAGAAGTGGGTATCAGAATCTGATACAAAGGATGCTCTATAAATCGCTTTAAGAGTCACCCACCAATACAACACCAAGTACTGTACCATCTTTCTCCGGACTCTTACGCCAGCTAAatcaataaaaacaataaatccAGGTTGTGACTTCTCATAGCACAGCATGATGCATCTGCAGAGAATGACCAATGCAAGTCTCCATTCAGTTCTGCACATCTCGCACCGCTCCATTTCCAGAAGGTCCATCCCAGTCCATTATCTTGGACTGTGACAAGAGGACCTGCCCACACAGCACAGTACAACTACGCACCATTCATAATAGTATCTCCCAGTGCTTATTAACTCATAGATGAGGAAAGTCCAGAACAACAGCTGGTCTCTGTGTATTAATCAGTCCTTGCAAGCATTTTCTTGCGCTAGatttgctccatccctggaggtgttcaaggccaggttggatgatgctttcagcaacctgatccagtgggaggtagCCCAGCCCAcggcagcagggttggaactggataagccttaaggtcccttccaaaccaaaccattctatgat is a window of Cuculus canorus isolate bCucCan1 chromosome 8, bCucCan1.pri, whole genome shotgun sequence DNA encoding:
- the NASP gene encoding nuclear autoantigenic sperm protein isoform X2: MQSPAVATAPRCVEPASASPTRMEEELAAPSTSTDKTDSMDVDGESKKLLGLGQKHLVMGNIPAAVNAFQEAASLLGKKYGETADECAEAFFYYGKSLLELARMENGVLGNALEGVQVEEEGEKSEDDSALPPVDEEAREELREQVYNAMGEKEAAKKSTEESPVLSEKEVKEEDVEMEETTEEAVADKDMKLEEAEEKMEASVEEVTSEEQKEVTSEEQKQEAAEEDKIVEKEQKMVPEDKVAEATEQGTTEMLDKQAKAAVEEAEAGEAAVEEKGETAEETAEATEKEPAMEKGEAVEGQAEPAVEEKVVAQVTAEVQAAVAVEQKEAAEEEAETAEQKVEEKTELMEMATEEKPGESKEKESSKEPVPTEGKEPPNDLEEKVEVAAKVEKEETKDDLMEEGEGAQVAKEEKDDLMEEGEETEESEDEDKENDKAEDKENEMTVEDKESEEEEIGNLELAWDMLELAKVIYKRQETKEAQLHAAQAHLKLGEVSIESENYMQAIEEFQSCLALQQKYLEAHDRLLAESHYQLALAYHYNSQFDEAVLQFGKSVEVIDKRMAMLTERIKKAEGGSPDDEKELEELKGLLPEIKEKIEDSKESQKSARVAELALKATLVGTTSGFAQSEDSGSVSTIPVRKAADGASQCVTDISHLVRKKTEKRPQAESGAAVESTV
- the NASP gene encoding nuclear autoantigenic sperm protein isoform X1; amino-acid sequence: MQSPAVATAPRCVEPASASPTRMEEELAAPSTSTDKTDSMDVDGESKKLLGLGQKHLVMGNIPAAVNAFQEAASLLGKKYGETADECAEAFFYYGKSLLELARMENGVLGNALEGVQVEEEGEKSEDDSALPPVDEEAREELREQVYNAMGEKEAAKKSTEESPVLSEKEVKEEDVEMEETTEEAVADKDMKLEEAEEKMEASVEEVTSEEQKEVTSEEQKQEAAEEDKIVEKEQKMVPEDKVAEATEQGTTEMLDKQAKAAVEEAEAGEAAVEEKGETAEETAEATEKEPAMEKGEAVEGQAEPAVEEKVVAQVTAEVQAAVAVEQKEAAEEEAETAEQKVEEKTELMEMATEEKPGESKEKESSKEPVPTEGKEPPNDLEEKVEVAAKVEKEETKDDLMEEGEGAQVAKEEKDDLMEEGEETEESEDEDKENDKAEDKENEMTVEDKESEEEEIGNLELAWDMLELAKVIYKRQETKEAQLHAAQAHLKLGEVSIESENYMQAIEEFQSCLALQQKYLEAHDRLLAESHYQLALAYHYNSQFDEAVLQFGKSVEVIDKRMAMLTERIKKAEGGSPDDEKELEELKGLLPEIKEKIEDSKESQKSARVAELALKATLVGTTSGFAQSEDSGSVSTIPVRKAADGASQCVTDISHLVRKKRKPEEDTQQGDNEAKKAKPEPAVNGGGDPAPSGNEVAEKMEEETEKRPQAESGAAVESTV